CAGAGAGCAATCACAGTGTCACTGGCAGACAGTGGATTTGACGCTGTTTTAACCAAATGTCGAAAAATTGTTGGTCACTTCAAGCACAGCCCAGCTAATGCTAGAGAGTTGAATCAACAGCAAGTtgcacataaacaaaaagaagaatccCTGATTCAAGACGTGCCTACAAGATGGAACTCTACTTTACACATGATCACAAGGatccaacaaaataaatcaccaaTAGAGGCGACCCTATCACAACAGAACAGCAAAATTCCCCTGCTTACAGAAGCTGAGCTTGGAAAGCTGAAAAAGTTGGAGGAGCTACTTGAGCCATGcaggtatgtttttatttctgtttcaatgTTTTATATCAGTTAAGTTGATATTAGTTAAGTCAGATGGGTCCGTAAGCAGTCTAAAAAATAGACAAAccaattgtgtgtttttttctggataTTTTAGAAGTAAGACAGGaataatactttttttgtgacagatgcGCTAATAAATcaattgttattgttattaatttaaGTGTTTTCACAGGTATGTCACTGAAACTCTGGGTGGACAGCACTACATCTCCTGTTCTGTGGTGTTGCCTGCCTTCTGCCACCTGTTCAGAGTCATGGAGCCTTCAGATGATGATACTGTCAACATAGTGCGATTCAAAAAGGCCTTTTGTGAAGACCTGGCTAAACGAAAGGAGAACTCCAATCTCACTTGGCTCAAGAATGCTACTGCACTTGATCCCAGGTTCAAGGACTTAAAATGCCTGCCTAAGTCTGAGAGAGGCGAAGTGTGGAGTTCTTTAAACAACTTGCTTAAAGAGGATAGAAATGCCCAGATCCAAGGTGCTCAAACAACAGGGGAAGCACcacaaaagaagaggaaaatgtcCATCTTCTTGCTTGCATCATCTGATTCAGACACAGATGATGAGGCAGAGTCCATTCAATCTACACTGGACCGCTACAAATCAGAATCCAAAACCGACATGGATGAGTGCCCACTGCAGTGGTGGTCAAAAAGAAGGGACTCATACCCTAGACTAGAACAAATTGCCCGCAAATATCTCTCAACACCTGCCACCACTGTACCCTGTGAAAGACTGTTCTCCCTCTCAGGCCACATCATTCAGAAAAAGAGAGCTACGCTCTCTTCTAGTAATGTTGAGAGACTGGTTTGTCTTAGTAGTTGGCTAAATGTAAAGGAGTAGAAGAGCTGGtttcaaaacaaagcagaaatgttCTGTAAGGTTCTAAATTGTAGTTCACTCTAATTCAACAGTGAATGTTCTGAACcacaaaatgaatgtttgtAATGCACTTTATTTAAGTTATGTTctacattttttatacacattttttcaaagcttttaaaaaatgtgtttaagtaaaaacaaaacaataaaagtcccttttgttaaataaatgacttgatgactgaatccatttttattataaGTTGCCTTGAAAAGTGATTAATCGCGATTAATCGCAACtaattttttaacagatttgcGATTAATTagttatgttttattcattgattAACAGccctaatttatttatttatttttcacctgcTGCTCCTTTCAGGGTTGCGAGGAGCTGGTTCCTACCTCAAGCAGTCACTGTTCGAGAGGCAGGGTGaccaatatttaattttctgaaattaTAAGAAAGTAattaggaaaagaaaacattacacTGGAAACGTCAACGTTGATAAACCTCATCAcgattttttattaaatatacattgatttttatgtatttaactGTGCTAACATGTATATTGTCTGTATAATGGTGCAGGCATTTGCCTGAACTGAACACTGGTAGTTctgacagaaaccagcaggtcTGTTTGAATTCATGAAAATGAACCATTCGTGCAATTTGTTTAGCCGACAGCGCTCATATAGAATTTCTCAACTGAGTGTTGCAAACATTGCCTAAATGCATcagcaggttttacctgttgaTCCATGATGAATGCCTGCAGCTTTGACTACATTTCTACACAGAAGCTCTCATTATACCTAAAATGGGTGGCACCCATGTTTGAAGCAGTTTTGAAACATCTAAAGCCAGGACATtatggtatatatatatatatatatatatatatatatatatatatatatatatttctatcTCCTGTAGATCTATGTAGAATCCTAGGGATGTgcatttatctgtttgtgtgtgtgagcagcatAAAGTGGGTCTTTGAAAGCGAAGATGGAACAGTTTCTGTAACTGTAACTTCTGCTATTTATGACATTTTCTCTGTTCCCTTTGCTGTGGGCTGTTTCCACTCAGTGTAGTGCATCTCTGCATAAGGGCACGCAGTTTTAACATACAAGCCTCACTCCGGTCTGCGTCAAGCATTATATGCACCAAAATTGATTTTGTAGCATAGAAGCAAACTGTAAGTGgtgttaaaaaatgtaacacCTGGGTATTTATTGCCATTATCTTGCCTGTGTCTGCCTAGTTAGAAATGATTCTAAACGTAAGCTTGAACTGAAGTCTGGCTGATTTTGTGTTCACTGACCTTTATAGGAGACAGCGCAAGTGTGTAATAACAGATCGGACATTTTAAATCACTGGAAGGTAAAAGGTGATTCAAAAGCATGTCCTATCCTGTTAGGCATGCACTTTACAAGCTCACTGCACTGAGTCAAAGTGGGGGTGTCCTCTTTAAGGAGGCACAGTAGTGTAATTGCACCTCACACAGACCTCTGCAGTACAGAGCgaataaaaggcagctttaAACTCTGACCTTCAAGCATGACCGATAAACTGAATCCCTTTTAACTGCAGGGGATAAACGGCAGCTTCAGGAGTAAATCTGTCCTGCTTTGACACAAGACCTCAGCTGTGGATTCAACGTAAATCTGACCACAGAAAATACAGATGCGTGAAATTACCTTTAATGCATCACATTTGGAAAACATTGCACATTAAAGGCGTGACATGttttgaaggaaagcatattgCCTGTCACttttcattccagagttttaaactcagatcatcgCGTTTTgggtaaaaccttgaaaataacattcagtGCAGTCTCGTGAGATATTTCACATGATCTCTTTGGAGTAGGTGTTATTTGtcaatgactgtcagctactaccatgccaaattttagctcaatatctataaaattaactgagatatagccatttatttagtggctaatgtcaattagctgtggaagatatcttgaattggatgAGTCCAAAGGgaaatcagttgcagatgtacatctgatgattactttctgatggtttcattaaaatgcattcagtgataaagacaaacaaacacacagacacggccAAACACGTTATCAGTCCACCTTCGCCATCGGTGGTGGGAGATATTCAAAGCAGGTTAGGTTCCAGTGGAATAAGTTTTTAGACCTACATAAAAGCTGTTTGCcccacaataaataaaatacagggaaaaaaaagggctaCAGTAAAACAACATCAGTGCTAAAAACCAAACTACGATTACAGGATGATAAAGGTGGTGTGACCTGATTTAGACATCGTTATACAGGAAGTGAAGAGGAGAACTTCCTTGTTACAAAAACAGAGAACTCTACCTTCATAAAGATAGATACTAAACCATGTttaatgatgtgtgtgtgtgtgtgtgtgcatgtcaaCCTCTGTCAGTAAAGAGTTCTATACAAAAAGGTGCAAATATTATCTTTATAGCATTGAAAAGTCAACATTATTGAAGCAGGCAGAGATTATTCTCAGCCTTTAAAGCAGGAAGACTGAATAACAGCTCTGACAAAGCACCTAATATTTCACTCTAATGTCTCCTTCCAGGCAACGAATGATAATTAACCACACGTCCACCCTCTCGAGAGCTCTAATGCTTCCTCATTAAACCCTccacctgcagcttcagcacaACTGCTCTTGAATTATTAAAACGAGGAGAACGGGAGGCGTCCAGCTGAGGCTAAACTCTGCATTTAAACTCATCATATTCGTCATATCAAGAAGTGTGAAGATACGAATACCCTGAGGGGTGTCTGCCTCGTTCCTCTGGGTTGGGCATCAATTAGCAGCAACAAGTCAGTGTGTATTCTGCAAGGCATCGCAGGAAAAGCACCTGCATCTAAGATCTTCAATACAAAAAGTCTCTTGGACCGACTGTAAGAGTACAACACTGCAGAGTTATGattataaattacaaaaagacaacaagagaGTCCAAATATAGTTGTGTTCTTAGCAACCATGTGAggtgtgattcttttttttaaatgtgtgtttcatTTCCACTTTCATGCAGGAAAGCACACAGTCAGATTACTGATTTGAGCTTCTGTCTCCGAATTAAAGCTAAAGTTCAAATCATTTGAAGTGGGGTCCTGTGGAAAGGTCATGAGCAAGTCTATTTTAGAttagactgacaagctaacagcttgtCTAAACAAGATCAAATCAGATTGCTACTGTCTTAACATCTTCTATCTAAGACAAAGTGCATATGGTTTATGCAAAACCTATTATTTATTGAGTTATTTACTCAAAATTCTATGGTTTTGAGCAAATGCAACTAGCTGCAGCAGCTAATGCCCCAGGATATCTTTCTGGTAGGATTAtaatttttctgtcaaaataaccaTGCATTAGGAACCTGATGatgttgtaaaggtttattaaatagtgtttacatgaattgctcagaaatgtttaatattggagttttaagacggcagcaacaCACCAGTCAGAAATTAATTGTGTTTCTCTCCGAAATGAAggtgttcaaagagctatctacaaatATATGGTGTCCGTGacctttttacagaaccccactttgaaAGTTCTGAACCATCCCTTTCACTTCAACTTGCTGTGCATGACTGATACTCAAAGTGACACGCactgaaaaatgattttttttcagccgCTTCTGTTTTTGCAAGTGGAAGTTGCAGCTCCCTTCCTCAAACCGTGGCAGAACTTTGAAAGGTAATGCAAGACCCACATTATGCAGCAGTTTCCTGAGCTAGTTGAGCACACCTAACAGGAAGCACGGCGATGCAAGCCAAACAGAGCTCTTTTACATGCAGCTATAATTTTGGTCAGATCAAGACCGCAGTGGGTAGAACATTACCTCCAACAGGGAACCATCCTATCATTAAAGAGCATTGGCCCTCTTATAAAACAGTTAGTGCTGTGCATTCATCGCTAAGACTTGCCTGTCAGAGCAGGATGTGGTTGTGCATACATCACTTTCAATCTAACAACAtcaacctttttctttccttttataGTAAAAGCCCTGCTTTTTGCCCACAGTGAGTAAATGCAAGAGAACAATGATTATCTCTACTGTAGAATAAGGTTGAGTGGGGTGATAAGCAGCCTTATGTAAAATATAAGCTGGTATGAAGCATCTGTAGGAAGTGGCAGAGGGAGCATGCTTCTTTCAGCTAACAAGTCCTGCAGCCTCGCTTTATTGCCTGTTTTAAATGATAGGGAAACAAAATCTCAAATGTTAGTTTTGTCCATTTTGATTCTTTACGTAACAAGTGTTTGGCAGCACTGATCTGAGCTCACAGTTCCCCAATCAGTAGTCATTTAGCACAACATGTACACTCATTTAGGATATGCTGTAGTCAATGAACTCAAAGCATATGCAGGCAGAGACCTCTGGtgtcagaaatttaaaaaaaggtcacagtAAAACAGAGCTGGCAGTGAAGGTAAATGTTCTAGTTATGTAGATTAAATGCTCCTCAGTGAGTGGCTTCAAATGAAACACATAGTGggaacacatttttgtttatgtcttacttttttaatttaagtaatATATTCTGTGCCTATCTTCTAAGAAGAACAAAAATCTTATTTCTATtcgactttttaaaaaaatatgaatacttttattGTACTactagaaagaaagaaatgttgatttttattttattttaccaagtCCCTAATCAGAAATCTTTGTCTTGGATGTATGTTCCTTTTACATGTATTCAGAatttacttttttgtaaaaGATGGCTCATTGCTGGgtagaaaaagagaaataagcaagccatcaataaaacaattttcctTGAAACATTTTGGCCAACTCCCATTCTGACTgcctgtttaatgttttaatgcattttctGTGCAGAAGTAAAACTATTCCACAATATCATTGGTTCAAAAGTCAATGTTTCATCCAGACATGTGGGGGCGCTGCCGTCGTAACAATTTTCCCTCATCAGATTCAGCTCAGCTCACCTCAGTGCAGCTCGCACAGCcaacacagctgctccaacatacAGTAAACATGCCTGGGATGTCAGTCAGATGGAGTCAGATTTCAAACTGGAACTGGAAGAAGCTCAGAAACTTTTCCTTGAACTGTCAAAAGCAGTAAAGTCACCAAGGAACAAGAACTAATTGCAAAATTAGTTTGAAAACTTACACTGCAGTGTGCTGTGAGCATATTAAACTGTTGGGAATGATGTTCATTGCATATTGtatacaaattaaaacagtcTAACAAGCTATTATGTTGtaatatgtttattatttaattctttaaaatgatcattcAGTTTCAAGCTACGTTTAATtgtgttaaacaaaataaaccaagtaTTTCTAAACTATATTCCATGGAGCAGAGCTGTGGTTCCCAAAGCAGGGGTCAGGACCCGAAACACCAAAGGGATTCTTGAGAAGAACtagactttaaaataactttaaacatCATTACCAATATTTATTCCTAACTgctacagaaatgtaaaaatagtagtcataattaaaatttaaaaaatcaagttttctgAGACTCTGTTAAATGGCTTGTTTGTATACTTCAACCAGCAATTAGTCGGGCCACgagtctctgcagcttttattttggggCTCTAAAAGCCAAGTCAGTTATCCAACAATAAAGTGGTCATGTTTACATCATAGAACACCACAGAAAATGATCTAATAGTAAATGTTGATAGTGTACATTATTGTGAAAAGTAGAAGGCTGGAGCTGCAGCACCACTTCTTGTGATAGATGAAGGATATCCGTGTTGCTATGCGAATGTCAGTGTCCTGAGGCTGCTAACTGTATCAGCCTGttgggagttgagtaaacctttggaCTGACAAAATGCAGGTGGACTGATAGATTCAGCAGCCTCtgtgactcagcattcacgtCGTAAAACGGAAGTTGTTCGGTTgataaaacagagacaaactaaacaaacgatGTCATGCAGAAGCGTACAGGTTTATCAGTGATGGTAGCCCGAAGTGCTGTAACATATGGCACATAAATATATCAGATTGTTGACCTAATTTATAGTATCTGTTACAGTACTTACTGCTCACCTGCATGTGTTAGCTTCGTGTTGCATATTTaaggacattttcttttaaacttcagAGTAGACCACCCTGAGAGAAAGTTAGTGCTAATGGATAGAAGTAGGTGCAtccatgtaaaaaataattcttaCTGTAACAAGTAAGGAGtaacattttactgaaacatttctgttcaGGCATGAGTATAACCTGGATGTCTTGTAGAACCACAGACTTCCCTCTCATTTAAAGTTTCCATTTGCAATTTTCACATAAGCACATTAAGCTTCTTTTCCTGGAGCTACACCACCgtgtaaataaagcaaattGTGAATTGGCAGCAAAAATGGCTAAACAAAGAAGAATGCTTTTTCtacaataataaatgtttggtCAATCCTGCAGCTCTCGTCGAAACGTGACCTGCTCATTTGTAGTGGGACAAACAAGCAGGACTTTGAAAGTGTGCAAACTCAGCGAGCGCATTAATGTCTGAAATGGAAATAAACACGCGTGAGACAGCAGAGTTTTATTTGCTACCTGAGAGCAGCACATCAAACGCTGCCGGGGCTGCTAATGACAGGCCTCTGCATGTTTGTCCAAGCTCCACACTTAACCAGTACagctaattattaaaaaataaacacattaaaacaaagctgaacCATGAAGCACCAAATGCATGCAAGGTTCGTTTTAGCCTTTAACTGACAAAGGATAAATGGGTTGCCCTGACTtcaacatttgtatttaaaaaaaaaactaaatgctttCCCCTTCTGTTTCCTCACATGTTTCTTGTGGTCGGGATTTGAGTGAAGAAAGGAGAACCCCACACAGAATCCCCACCCCCAACTTCCAAACCCACCTCCAGAAGTCACCACCTATCTGTCTCAGAGCAGTGCCATTTCACACAGTGTCAACCCACCTCTGGAATTTCAGAGAGGAAGACGGGAAAGCAAATTATGGGACACAGAGTGTAgctgcagcaaagaaaaaaaaggagaacaggaCTGTTTCAACTCGGCAGGAGACGCTGACTTTGTGCTCTGAACATATACATGACATCCAGCACACCTTGTGTGAAAGCTCCAGTGAGACCTGCTTCCATCTGAGCTATTTAATGAGACTAAATCCCTGGGAGGGATAGTCAGAGCTCCCAGACCAAAGTCAGCTTCCTGGGAATCAAAGCAGCCCGGCTGCTCACAGTGTCAGACATGCAGCCGTTTACTTTGCTCGGCGGGTTTCTTCTCCTGCTCTACATCTCCTCTGGCAGCACAGAAACTTATAGGTAAGTCAGTCAAACAGAGCTACAGAGCGCgtgttctgtgtttgtgatCTGCAGCGAGTTCAGACTGTCCTCGGATGTTTACTTTGTCCTAAACAGAAAACTAGAGGAATGTTCGAGTTTGATTTCAGGTGTCTTTACAGGAAGTTTTGTGGGGAGTCAAAATGAGAACATTTCCAACACTTCTTATTCCTAGTTCTTCCGTTTCTAAATGGGGCTTAAAGAGTGGCattgtctttttaaatcaaaaacgTGCACTTGAAACTTTTCCATAAGAATCTGCTGTTTTGATGGCATCCaccctgctgctcctgcagagGATGGTGAGTGTGCATCTGCTAAATCTGGCACAGCAACTGTTAATAACCAAAGAGCACCTGTCACACTTTGGGGTCCCTTCTCTGTGGGCTATTCCTGTTGATTTCTGTCAAGTCTCAGATTCCTTCAGTCCCACTGGAGCCCGAGCTGCTTTTATCATTCTAACTCCCACAACACCTAAACATCTGGGATATCAGAATTTAgttctaaaactaaaagttaatgTAGTGATGCTGAAAGCTACAGTTTTTGATTTGCAACTCACCTAATTTAATTAGCAAGCCAAAAATACACTTCCTGCAATGCAGTCTCTGTTTACTGCAGGTTATTTCAGTTGCAATGCTAACTCTTTAACTACAGCTTAGAATAACACTAGATTTGCATCTCAGTCGAGTAACAAGACTCCCAAAAAGTTCAAAGTGAAATTGAGTTGTGCATTTGGTGTCAATATGCACTGTGTGGAGCctctggtttgtgtgttttactttaCATCCTGTCGGCTGGCTTTCGCTCCACAGGGAGCCTTACTTCTATCCCTGAACAAGCCTGTGAGGAGACACTTTATAtgggctgtttgttttcagagccttaattaaaaaataaagagataataaaaaagatagCCTGCTTACAGCCatggttcagatgttttgaagtgaggttctttgaaaagttttaaattaccTCACTTTAGGCACTTTGACAGAACAATTCCACCAAAATTGTCGAAAAAGAGCATTTCATCTTTATGCTACCTCTGATGGTTCACAAATCACTGATGGAGCTGGACACGTCCCACATAGACTGGGAAATGAAGCAAGAATCATGGAACCTAAAAAGAACCTTGTGGAACCTTGTatcgttttcaaaacatgacaaaaaaccTCAGCTTAGTGATCCTCTTTGTGGTAActaattttttaaactacatgCAAAGTCGCTGTTTGTCATCATTAATTTTCCCTTGGTAATATATgtatctgtttgttgttctttaatCTCACGCCTGGGTGGCTGCACAAACCCTGTTACTGCCTCGCTTCAAGGAACTGCACCCCCATTGCCGCCTCGGCCTGTTCACAAATCACTGAGGCGGCCAGAAGGCGTCTAAACCTaggcttgaagtgttttgtaaaagtgcttttgattctgactggattgacaagctaacaacaAGCCTGAACAGGGACAGGACcatctaaaaacaactccagtctcagaaATGTCACTTTGGTTCATGCCAGCACTAATTCCCtaaacaatcagttttacattgccggattattctggcagaaagataatatttctgctgtaattGGCCCACAGGCTGCATTAAAGTGCTACTGTTAGCTGTAGCTATTTCTGCTTTCAAATAACCATTTAATGGGAAAATGACAAATGTAAAAGTccataaaataatgtttgcgtGAACTgcaaaatttttttaaacataattgaAATTGGAGTTCTTTTAAGACAGCAAGAATTACTTGTGGCCTTGCTAAAACTCATCATTAGACCataaattaaactctgtttctccaaactgaggtcattcaaagaactaCTGTATGTCTACAGGTGAGATAGTGATTGTTCGTACCAACTCCACAGAACGCCACTTGAACTAaactgaactatcactttaaagtCTTTTTGAATGTGCAGATCtgaacaacaacattttttaactgTCATTAGTGTTTTGTTGTGGCTGCTGAGGTAATGTTTTGGTCACAATGAAGCCCAGATTGCTATTgtatgtttctttctttcatcagagtttgttataaaaaaagactgttattttaccatttttcttCTACAAAGGCACTACCGACAAGTCCTCACTGGAAACCAGCCTGGTGTGTGTCGTTATGGCCGGAGACTGGAGTGCTGCTACGGCTGGAAGAAAAACAGTAAAGGGCAGTGCGAGGGTAAGAGCTGTCCAAATTTAGAGGCTGGGTTTTAGACTCGTACCTCACAAAGCACTTTTTGAATTACCCAAGAATAGTTACAGAGAAGAATCTGAATGTACTGCCTCAAAACCAtgcatattgttgttttttcatccCATTTTCTTAACCCACAATATATGGAGGAAATGCCTGAGTACTAGAAATGTGCGGTTTGAATACAGTCCATCAGTGTCCACCACTAATATTTCTGGTGgtattttcttcctgttgaatGTTTTACCAGCTCAGTGTGAGCATGGCTGCAAGCACGGCGAGTGCGTTGGCCCCAACAAATGCAAGTGTTTCCCTGGATACACCGGAAAGCAGTGCAATCAAGGTGGGTGCACGAGGTCAGCGGGGAGGGTCTGGAAAACGCCGGTCAGACGGAAATCCAAATGATCTCATTCCCAGTGAATAAAGTCTCTTCTTTTTAAGTGAACTTATGACATCAAATGTAGGACGTTTAGCTAACAGGATGCCATTCTTCTTGTTTCCAGATCTGAACGAGTGCGGCCTGAAGCCTCGGCCTTGTGAGCATCGCTGCATGAACACCCACGGCAGCTACAAGTGCTACTGCCTCAATGGGTACATGCTAATGCCTGATGGATCCTGTGCCAGTGAGTCCTGTTGCGTCGCGGTCTTTTCACATGTTGAGATGAAGCActgaaaataaagcagaacaCAGCACGCGCATGTGAGAAAGTGAGTTTATCGTGTTGGTGTAGATTCCAGGTCCTGCTCGCTGGCTCACTGTCAGTATGGCTGTGATGAAGTTGAGGGGGAAATCCGCTGCCTCTGCCCGTCTGCAGGCCTTCACCTCGGACAAGATGAAAAAACATGTGTAGGTGAGCTGCCACGATCGCAACACACCTACTTATAAACCCAGCACAGGTTTTCATTTCTATTAAAATGATGGACAGACTTTGGCTTTTATTGTCACATAAATGAGATCATATACTCACTGGGAAAAGTTATAGCTTTTGTCTGCCTGGCTTATGAATCATGGATGcaattaggttttatttctttccacaAAACTTCTTAACCTGTTTCGGTGCCAGACCAGCATGATCACACACAGGGGAAGTCATATAGTAAACCCAGATGATCGTATTTCATTGAattcaaaatgttcagaaataGATCACCAGCAAAATaggtttttactttgaaaatgtacCAAAACGTAATCATCATCAGATGATCCTGAGAGAAACAATACTAACTGTA
This genomic stretch from Kryptolebias marmoratus isolate JLee-2015 linkage group LG6, ASM164957v2, whole genome shotgun sequence harbors:
- the LOC108239743 gene encoding E3 SUMO-protein ligase ZBED1-like translates to MDKKEDTLLNGQFRFKLLPDGTLDKSKVFCVLCKGEFNNHRSSSSLTYHLKAKHPGVAATLDGGGLRQTTLQQFAVRGGPLTRVATNKITEAIACWVAKNCRPVNIVEDAGLRDVIREASGDSAYHLPARSTVMSRIETLYNNQKAIKQRLLEQAPYIALTCDHWTSASNANYLGATAHFIDDNWCLHSFALTVSKSTERHYAEACAQHIQAVTQEWNIEKKITTLGTDSARNLTAAARLLPYEHLPCTAHSLQRAITVSLADSGFDAVLTKCRKIVGHFKHSPANARELNQQQVAHKQKEESLIQDVPTRWNSTLHMITRIQQNKSPIEATLSQQNSKIPLLTEAELGKLKKLEELLEPCRYVTETLGGQHYISCSVVLPAFCHLFRVMEPSDDDTVNIVRFKKAFCEDLAKRKENSNLTWLKNATALDPRFKDLKCLPKSERGEVWSSLNNLLKEDRNAQIQGAQTTGEAPQKKRKMSIFLLASSDSDTDDEAESIQSTLDRYKSESKTDMDECPLQWWSKRRDSYPRLEQIARKYLSTPATTVPCERLFSLSGHIIQKKRATLSSSNVERLVCLSSWLNVKE